In Gammaproteobacteria bacterium, a single genomic region encodes these proteins:
- a CDS encoding response regulator — protein sequence MLHYKRPTIYHTRHSLGRSLLIWFLLLALLPLSINAWIAHRQAVHSLTIAATEKLKQGAELKAFFIQNWFNYRLMNLRSQAEDHHNIQFLSALKKSFRDSGKKLSDFIESDSWRLLANSQQNDIMTFFKRHNYIYDLFLIDEQGNILFTIEREFDLGTNIFTDDYAGTRFAIIAKETIAHQQALFSDFSGQASSNNLLSGFLTVPILDNKNKILGLFAIQLQLGQINEQILKLNPDSSLTHYLVGADGLLRSPVSAIKTDHVLQRINTEQFQRWKNEYRENGTHSNDEIEPAFSYMGPNDKPVIGMHQTIRLPGVNWLLISEIDEDEALASAHKLGEITLVIFILTGVLVIGLASYQTQRITRPIIKLVDASVAVAAGKLNQQVEIDANNEIGVLADAFNEMITTRKRHMDVLEESNQIAQMALSELAEQKAALDQHSIVAITDIQGNITFANEKFTEISGYSRQELLGQNHRMLKSDCHDTAFFREMYRTIASGKTWHGEICNTNKNGDLYWLDTTIAPFIGENGKPQSYITIRTDITEYKRVTKAMLEAKEVAEAATRQKSEFLANMSHEIRTPMNGVIGMTELLLDTSLTPKQLNYAEATRHSADALLTIINDILDFSKIEAGKMELEDVAFDLQSLTQGVTELMALKCHKKKLEMLLRYKPGTHRFVIGDPGRIRQILLNLLSNAIKFTEQGNILLTVESAKSDNNEILFHLTVQDTGIGIAEDKLEKIFNKFDQEDGSTTRKYGGTGLGLSICKQLSKMMQGDIQVSSKKGQGSSFTFSMKLQVNNQASTITHSISNYQLLKGLKTLIIDDVSINRTILVEQLSPLGMQILNARSGQEAIDILQQAMDENAPFDIIITDYQISKIDSEVLVTEILNKQLLAANPVILFIASSPRRGDSSHLKALGFDGYLSKPIHPAEVPQILAIIREAKQQGRTIPMVTHHTLRETRAQAHKETSFSNSKILLAEDNAINMIVATKLLEKYGCQITPAVNGLEALQQIKEQDFDLILMDCQMPEMDGYEATAKIRDFQSDNNSKQTPIIAFTANAMKSDQEKCMAAGMDDFISKPVDTARLQQILEKWLTKG from the coding sequence ATGTTGCACTACAAACGCCCTACGATCTACCATACCCGCCACTCCCTGGGACGTAGTCTGTTAATATGGTTTTTGTTACTAGCCCTGCTGCCACTAAGCATTAATGCCTGGATTGCTCACCGACAGGCGGTACATAGTTTAACTATAGCGGCAACAGAAAAACTAAAACAAGGTGCTGAACTCAAGGCATTCTTTATTCAGAACTGGTTCAACTATCGTCTTATGAACCTCCGCAGTCAGGCAGAGGATCATCACAATATTCAATTCCTTTCTGCACTGAAAAAATCCTTTCGCGACAGTGGCAAAAAACTATCTGATTTTATTGAAAGTGATAGCTGGCGTTTACTGGCAAATAGCCAACAAAATGACATCATGACCTTCTTTAAACGTCATAACTATATCTATGACCTATTTCTGATCGATGAGCAAGGTAACATTCTGTTTACAATAGAGCGTGAATTCGATCTTGGCACCAATATTTTTACTGATGACTATGCTGGAACCCGTTTTGCCATTATCGCCAAAGAAACCATTGCCCACCAACAGGCTCTGTTTTCGGATTTCAGCGGTCAGGCCAGTTCCAATAATCTACTATCCGGTTTTCTCACCGTACCCATACTGGATAATAAAAATAAGATTCTGGGTCTGTTTGCGATACAACTACAACTGGGTCAGATTAATGAACAGATATTAAAACTGAACCCTGACAGTAGCCTCACACACTACCTAGTAGGTGCAGATGGTCTGTTACGATCGCCAGTAAGCGCAATAAAAACAGATCATGTACTACAACGGATTAACACCGAACAATTCCAGCGCTGGAAAAATGAATACAGGGAAAATGGCACCCACTCCAATGATGAAATCGAACCCGCCTTTAGCTACATGGGGCCCAATGACAAGCCAGTTATTGGCATGCATCAGACGATACGTTTACCCGGCGTAAACTGGCTGTTAATCAGTGAAATTGATGAAGATGAGGCCCTTGCCTCCGCACACAAACTGGGTGAGATCACCTTAGTTATCTTTATCTTGACGGGTGTATTAGTAATAGGGCTTGCCAGCTACCAGACACAGCGTATTACCCGCCCAATTATAAAACTGGTCGATGCCAGTGTGGCCGTTGCTGCCGGCAAACTGAACCAACAGGTAGAGATCGATGCCAATAACGAGATTGGTGTACTCGCCGACGCCTTTAATGAAATGATCACTACCCGTAAACGACACATGGATGTGTTGGAAGAGAGCAACCAGATTGCCCAGATGGCTCTGAGTGAACTGGCTGAACAAAAGGCTGCTTTGGATCAACATTCTATTGTCGCAATCACGGATATACAAGGCAATATCACCTTTGCCAATGAAAAATTTACCGAGATCAGTGGCTATAGCCGCCAGGAATTACTCGGACAGAATCATCGCATGCTCAAATCCGATTGCCATGATACTGCTTTTTTTCGTGAGATGTACCGTACCATTGCCTCTGGCAAGACGTGGCATGGTGAGATTTGTAACACAAACAAGAACGGTGATCTCTATTGGCTGGATACAACCATTGCACCCTTTATTGGCGAGAATGGAAAGCCACAAAGCTATATCACTATCCGTACTGACATTACCGAATATAAACGGGTAACCAAAGCCATGCTGGAAGCAAAGGAGGTCGCCGAAGCCGCGACTCGACAAAAGTCGGAATTCCTTGCCAATATGAGCCATGAGATCAGGACACCAATGAATGGTGTTATCGGCATGACCGAACTGCTACTCGATACCTCATTAACACCCAAGCAGCTTAATTATGCCGAGGCCACCCGGCATTCCGCCGATGCCCTACTAACCATTATCAATGACATCCTTGATTTTTCCAAAATTGAAGCAGGCAAAATGGAACTGGAGGATGTCGCCTTTGACCTGCAATCACTAACTCAGGGTGTTACCGAATTAATGGCATTAAAGTGCCATAAAAAGAAACTGGAGATGTTGTTACGCTACAAACCGGGCACTCATCGATTTGTTATTGGCGACCCTGGTCGGATTCGGCAGATATTGTTAAACCTGCTCAGTAATGCAATTAAATTCACCGAGCAAGGAAACATCCTGCTCACAGTCGAGTCAGCCAAATCAGATAATAATGAAATCCTGTTTCATCTTACCGTACAGGATACCGGTATCGGTATTGCGGAAGACAAGCTGGAGAAAATATTTAACAAATTTGACCAGGAAGATGGCTCCACCACACGAAAATATGGGGGGACCGGTCTCGGACTATCCATCTGTAAACAACTCAGTAAGATGATGCAAGGTGATATACAAGTCAGCAGTAAAAAGGGACAGGGGTCCAGCTTCACCTTCAGTATGAAACTCCAGGTCAACAATCAGGCATCCACCATCACCCATTCCATCAGCAACTATCAGCTACTCAAGGGACTGAAGACCCTTATTATTGATGACGTCAGTATCAATCGCACCATTCTTGTCGAGCAACTATCACCATTGGGGATGCAGATTCTCAACGCCAGATCCGGTCAAGAGGCCATTGATATATTGCAACAGGCGATGGATGAAAATGCACCGTTTGATATCATCATTACTGATTATCAGATATCGAAGATAGATAGTGAGGTTCTGGTGACAGAAATACTGAACAAACAGTTACTGGCAGCCAATCCGGTAATCCTGTTCATTGCATCATCACCACGTCGAGGGGATAGCTCACACCTGAAGGCACTGGGCTTCGATGGTTACCTGAGTAAACCGATCCATCCTGCCGAGGTACCACAGATACTTGCCATTATCCGAGAGGCCAAACAGCAAGGGCGCACTATACCTATGGTCACACACCATACTTTGCGAGAAACCAGAGCACAGGCGCATAAAGAAACCAGCTTCAGCAACAGCAAGATACTCTTGGCTGAAGATAACGCCATCAATATGATTGTCGCCACCAAATTACTGGAAAAATACGGCTGTCAAATAACACCCGCTGTCAACGGTCTTGAGGCACTGCAACAGATCAAGGAACAGGACTTTGATTTAATACTTATGGACTGCCAGATGCCAGAGATGGATGGTTATGAGGCAACGGCAAAAATCAGAGACTTCCAGTCTGATAATAATAGCAAGCAAACACCGATTATTGCCTTTACCGCCAATGCCATGAAGTCAGACCAGGAAAAATGTATGGCTGCCGGTATGGATGATTTTATTAGTAAACCAGTTGATACGGCCAGGCTACAACAAATTCTAGAGAAATGGTTAACAAAGGGGTAG